A portion of the Chryseobacterium tructae genome contains these proteins:
- a CDS encoding VanZ family protein: MLKKLYKIVIVPYTLFLLYLMFLGMGRFQYEDNLITVEPVFSTIKFIQGAMSWKDIVIIVLGNIVMFIPFGFLGWVFPKLTDLKSLVFNFIPAITIVEGLQYFTRLGIFEVDDILLNTFGVYLGWLLRRYIEKKFSY, translated from the coding sequence ATGTTAAAGAAATTATATAAAATCGTTATTGTACCCTACACACTGTTTTTGCTTTATCTGATGTTTCTCGGCATGGGCAGATTTCAGTATGAAGATAACCTGATCACGGTGGAACCTGTGTTTTCTACGATTAAATTTATTCAGGGGGCAATGTCCTGGAAAGATATTGTTATTATCGTTCTTGGAAATATTGTGATGTTTATTCCTTTTGGTTTTCTGGGGTGGGTTTTTCCCAAACTGACGGATCTAAAATCTCTGGTTTTTAATTTTATTCCTGCAATTACAATTGTTGAAGGGCTTCAGTATTTTACAAGATTAGGGATATTTGAGGTAGACGATATCCTCCTGAATACTTTTGGGGTATATTTAGGATGGCTGCTTCGTAGATATATTGAGAAAAAGTTTAGCTATTGA
- the proC gene encoding pyrroline-5-carboxylate reductase, translating to MKIAILGAGNMGLSFSKSFLKYELIKPENLHLIIRNQAKTSKIAEEFPKSKISTFDDATELDADLIIIAVKPQDFQTVAQNFRFTLKENQMVLSIMAGINIEKIQKSLNHPLVVRAMPNSPTLLGMGITGYTAADGISFSQLINIERLLNSTGRSVYLEDENLLDGVTALSGSGPAYFYYIIDAMIKAGIEMGIDENLSKLFVKQTMLGAYHLINNSEKNLEELIKDVASKGGTTEAALKTFEDNSFKEILKQGILNAEKRAKELNS from the coding sequence ATGAAAATAGCGATCTTAGGAGCCGGAAATATGGGTTTATCTTTTTCAAAATCATTCTTGAAATATGAACTGATCAAACCGGAAAACCTTCATCTGATTATTCGAAACCAAGCAAAAACCTCCAAAATAGCGGAAGAATTCCCAAAATCAAAAATATCCACCTTTGATGATGCTACTGAATTGGATGCTGACCTGATTATTATCGCCGTAAAACCACAAGACTTTCAAACAGTTGCTCAGAATTTCAGATTTACATTAAAAGAGAACCAAATGGTTTTATCCATTATGGCCGGAATTAATATTGAGAAAATCCAAAAATCGCTCAACCATCCACTTGTTGTAAGAGCCATGCCTAACTCTCCTACCCTTTTGGGAATGGGAATTACTGGCTATACTGCCGCTGACGGTATTTCTTTCAGCCAGCTTATCAATATAGAAAGGCTATTAAACAGCACCGGGAGATCAGTATATTTAGAAGATGAAAATCTTTTAGATGGTGTTACCGCACTTTCCGGAAGTGGCCCCGCTTATTTCTACTATATTATCGATGCCATGATCAAAGCCGGAATTGAAATGGGAATTGACGAAAACCTTTCCAAATTATTTGTAAAGCAAACCATGCTGGGAGCTTATCATCTCATCAATAATTCTGAAAAGAACCTTGAAGAACTGATTAAGGATGTAGCCTCCAAAGGCGGAACTACAGAAGCTGCTTTAAAAACCTTTGAAGACAATAGCTTTAAAGAAATTTTGAAACAGGGAATCCTTAATGCTGAAAAACGAGCTAAAGAACTCAATAGCTAA
- a CDS encoding T9SS type A sorting domain-containing protein has translation MVAGSPYQIFIDSPLFPTISGTAQTYEYTAIIPNTSALIESNNSGKLFMVYTYGNTNATSNTFPVNFVQPAISNNKISGSVITDYQKPAPTITGSEPTIPFGNYTYYWQRKNPGGNWYNLNYGTINTKDYTPPASENRYNYKLRRAVEPTKPGLETSYSNEVDVRINIEENNIVESVTNNGANVIRTLVGSTPRGGTNSFTYQWQEQTNDSFNWYDISGAVNINYEVPSISSAKFYRRIARSSAVPQNYSNGIKIDELKILGNLVVTESYNNIIESEKVQTGQIPKFSRLTTHPTANLKSATGYPMNIQWQSKTEGGTWNNISGATNADYTINTPLTQTTQYKRYIQSQYLPDSESNIITVVVSEQPPIENNKISFDPLNTDHLLGTTPTGGTGDYTYVWAVDLHPDDSIGEFIFWSVSSSPNTNMSEYENAIPLSSNEYHYTRYAISGGVWQKSNTLIFSPEDGIIQGKKISKASLSNKEDNKKMVVAATNNNDIYFNFKNYSGTKADIYLVNVSGGQPIKIMQTDLKDNNSTQISAFPTQYLPGIYIYKIVFNDGSVQTGKIIKK, from the coding sequence ATGGTAGCTGGCTCTCCTTATCAAATTTTCATAGACAGTCCTCTTTTTCCTACTATCTCCGGTACAGCGCAGACTTATGAATATACAGCAATTATTCCCAACACTTCTGCATTGATTGAATCTAATAATTCAGGAAAATTATTTATGGTTTACACCTATGGAAACACCAATGCAACATCCAATACTTTCCCTGTCAATTTTGTACAACCAGCCATTTCGAACAATAAAATATCTGGTAGCGTTATCACCGATTATCAAAAACCAGCTCCAACTATTACAGGTAGTGAGCCTACAATACCATTTGGAAATTACACCTATTATTGGCAAAGGAAAAATCCGGGAGGAAATTGGTATAACCTCAATTACGGAACCATTAATACAAAAGACTATACTCCACCAGCTTCTGAAAACAGATATAATTACAAATTAAGACGCGCGGTAGAACCAACAAAACCTGGTCTAGAAACGAGTTATAGTAATGAAGTAGATGTGAGAATAAATATTGAAGAAAACAATATTGTTGAAAGTGTAACCAATAATGGTGCAAATGTTATAAGAACACTTGTAGGAAGTACTCCGAGAGGAGGTACCAATTCGTTCACTTATCAATGGCAAGAACAAACAAATGACTCATTTAACTGGTATGATATATCTGGTGCTGTCAATATAAACTACGAAGTCCCTTCAATATCTTCAGCAAAATTTTACAGACGAATTGCAAGATCAAGTGCTGTTCCTCAAAACTATAGTAATGGAATCAAGATTGATGAATTAAAAATATTAGGGAACTTAGTTGTGACTGAAAGTTACAACAATATTATAGAAAGTGAAAAAGTTCAAACCGGCCAAATTCCTAAATTCTCCAGACTAACTACCCACCCTACAGCTAATTTGAAAAGTGCCACAGGTTATCCAATGAATATTCAATGGCAGAGTAAAACTGAAGGCGGAACCTGGAATAATATTTCCGGAGCAACAAATGCAGACTATACCATCAATACACCACTAACCCAGACCACACAATATAAAAGATACATACAGTCTCAATATCTTCCAGATAGTGAAAGTAATATTATAACAGTAGTAGTTTCTGAGCAGCCTCCAATTGAAAATAATAAAATATCTTTCGATCCTTTAAATACAGATCATCTCTTAGGTACTACTCCTACTGGAGGAACAGGAGACTATACCTATGTATGGGCAGTAGATCTTCATCCGGATGATTCAATAGGAGAATTTATTTTTTGGAGCGTATCTTCTTCCCCGAATACAAACATGTCGGAGTATGAGAATGCTATTCCACTATCAAGCAACGAGTATCATTATACAAGATATGCAATTTCTGGGGGTGTATGGCAAAAATCCAACACCTTAATCTTCTCTCCTGAAGATGGAATTATCCAGGGAAAAAAGATATCAAAAGCTTCCTTATCAAACAAAGAGGACAATAAGAAAATGGTAGTTGCTGCAACCAATAATAATGACATTTATTTCAACTTTAAAAATTATAGCGGTACAAAAGCAGATATCTATCTTGTCAATGTATCGGGGGGGCAACCTATAAAAATAATGCAGACAGATCTTAAAGATAATAATTCTACACAGATCAGTGCATTCCCAACTCAATATCTGCCGGGAATATATATTTATAAAATTGTATTTAATGATGGTTCTGTACAAACAGGAAAAATCATTAAAAAGTAA
- a CDS encoding DUF6850 family outer membrane beta-barrel protein encodes MVGNSVNALTTSGYSSVDAWIMEDHIFQASDITTFGAAVRYDFKLKKLPAFFIGAQYQSQKIQKKNNNFAAANIGITF; translated from the coding sequence ATGGTTGGAAATAGCGTAAATGCTTTAACGACCTCCGGATATTCATCTGTAGATGCTTGGATTATGGAAGATCATATTTTCCAGGCCAGTGATATTACAACTTTCGGAGCGGCTGTACGATATGATTTTAAGCTTAAAAAACTTCCTGCATTCTTTATAGGAGCGCAATATCAGTCTCAAAAGATTCAGAAAAAAAACAATAATTTTGCGGCAGCAAACATAGGGATAACGTTTTAA
- a CDS encoding DUF6850 family outer membrane beta-barrel protein, producing the protein MLSRKTIFFLLLANLCFLSVKAQDSISLFKTINNQYDTERSFKNNLFNNPASMLGYSPVSFSEFRVGYHNHDKKAYRHQLGNGDKGLTIEAQSFQKLKPNRYVWGNASYQNLKTGLVRWNESLDYDRVAPYTTVDSAGGKLNTERYQFTGGYLQKWNKWIFAAQISYLAQMGFRAKDPRLKSTTSDLNIKAGANYKLFKEYQIGIFGEFSKYTQNSSLTFQSLLGRPFVYQMTGFGFSNYLFNGSANPNVTFEESAYKGGLQIMNRLGKDFYLQAVVGKSNNIKSYVNSPSSNLYYDLSDLENKTFEVEGAKFFNINEKNRFGVLASFISSVKTGYEYGYSLNTSSLQQIYKRKSYRKEDYTTAIKGFYQYNQETFSITATPFFAYEEIKERRLYPAAGQKFTYCYFGINADYKQQIKEIKYLLYNLISLKEWLEIA; encoded by the coding sequence ATGCTAAGTAGAAAAACAATTTTCTTTCTGTTGTTGGCCAATCTGTGTTTTCTTTCTGTGAAAGCACAGGACAGCATCAGTCTTTTTAAGACGATCAACAATCAATATGATACGGAAAGAAGTTTTAAAAATAATCTTTTTAACAATCCAGCTTCTATGTTGGGTTACAGCCCAGTTTCATTTTCAGAATTTAGGGTGGGCTACCATAACCATGATAAGAAAGCCTACCGTCACCAATTAGGAAACGGTGACAAAGGTTTAACTATTGAAGCTCAATCATTTCAAAAGTTGAAACCTAATCGCTATGTCTGGGGAAACGCAAGCTATCAAAACCTTAAAACAGGACTTGTAAGATGGAATGAATCATTGGATTATGATCGCGTAGCCCCTTATACCACCGTAGATTCTGCGGGTGGAAAACTCAATACAGAAAGGTATCAGTTTACCGGAGGATATTTGCAAAAATGGAATAAATGGATCTTTGCAGCTCAGATAAGCTATCTTGCTCAAATGGGATTCCGAGCTAAAGATCCAAGGCTAAAAAGTACAACTTCTGATCTCAATATCAAAGCAGGGGCGAACTACAAACTGTTTAAAGAATATCAAATAGGAATATTTGGTGAGTTCAGTAAATACACCCAAAACAGTTCCCTTACTTTCCAAAGTTTATTGGGAAGACCGTTTGTATACCAGATGACCGGCTTTGGGTTTTCAAATTACCTTTTTAACGGAAGTGCCAATCCTAACGTTACTTTTGAAGAATCTGCCTATAAAGGAGGCTTACAGATCATGAACAGACTGGGTAAGGATTTTTACCTTCAGGCTGTTGTAGGAAAATCTAATAATATTAAAAGCTATGTCAATAGTCCGTCTTCCAACTTATATTATGATCTTTCCGATCTTGAGAATAAAACCTTTGAAGTGGAAGGTGCAAAATTTTTCAATATTAATGAGAAAAACCGTTTTGGGGTTTTAGCCAGCTTCATCTCTTCTGTAAAAACAGGCTATGAATACGGATACTCACTGAATACGTCAAGTTTACAGCAGATCTATAAAAGAAAATCGTATCGTAAGGAAGACTATACTACTGCTATAAAAGGTTTCTACCAATATAATCAGGAAACTTTCTCCATTACAGCAACTCCGTTCTTCGCATATGAAGAAATCAAAGAAAGAAGACTATACCCTGCCGCCGGACAAAAGTTTACTTACTGCTACTTTGGAATTAATGCAGATTATAAACAGCAGATCAAAGAAATCAAATACTTACTGTACAACCTTATTTCTCTCAAAGAATGGTTGGAAATAGCGTAA
- a CDS encoding DUF4876 domain-containing protein: MKKRFLLLSFVAMMGTAFTVTSCTNDEFGVQSGQNGVLTLSFTGENISIYETLDIEVIEVNSGAITRRKSQKASAISIELPYGSYKITVNGKVITNQLETTDAAGKATVDLTKMATNVTVPLFFKTFHEDFIIEEVFFTGIKTQDGKNYNSGRYFKIVNNTDKVLYADNLIIGQSQFLTTEDDNPTPYDVNQYFGVKGVLILPTDTKDPTKKIYPVEPGDFIVVADNAINHKAQTSTAYDLHNADFEFPSTVPALGQVDNPDVPNADLAFTTANKMFIMHNRGFESYVIARFPAGESKTTFLQNRKYDFSYINSAGTVTKRSVYSIPNSWIIDAVNNSVPTKFFHTLTSPSIDAGWTSAGSIDSDPNRFGKSVRRKIVGKMIGNKNLYMDTNNSTNDFVKDSEPSLKNGIVH; this comes from the coding sequence ATGAAAAAAAGATTTCTACTATTAAGTTTTGTAGCCATGATGGGAACTGCATTTACAGTAACTTCATGTACTAATGATGAGTTCGGAGTACAGTCTGGACAAAATGGTGTATTAACTCTATCTTTTACAGGAGAGAATATTTCCATCTATGAAACACTGGATATTGAAGTAATAGAAGTAAACAGCGGAGCTATCACCAGAAGGAAAAGTCAAAAGGCAAGTGCTATCTCCATAGAACTGCCTTATGGTTCTTATAAGATTACTGTCAATGGTAAAGTCATCACCAATCAGCTTGAAACCACCGATGCTGCCGGAAAAGCCACTGTAGATCTCACTAAGATGGCTACCAATGTTACAGTACCTTTATTCTTCAAAACATTTCATGAAGATTTTATTATTGAAGAGGTATTTTTTACAGGAATAAAGACTCAGGATGGTAAAAACTATAATTCAGGACGTTATTTTAAAATTGTTAACAATACGGATAAAGTATTATATGCGGATAACTTGATTATCGGGCAATCACAATTCTTAACTACCGAAGATGATAATCCTACCCCTTATGATGTCAATCAATATTTTGGAGTAAAAGGCGTTCTGATTCTACCTACAGATACAAAAGATCCTACTAAGAAAATATATCCTGTAGAACCTGGAGACTTTATTGTGGTAGCTGATAATGCTATTAATCACAAAGCTCAAACAAGTACAGCCTACGATCTCCATAATGCAGATTTTGAGTTTCCATCAACAGTTCCTGCATTAGGACAGGTTGATAATCCTGATGTTCCAAATGCTGATTTGGCTTTTACAACAGCCAACAAAATGTTTATCATGCATAACAGAGGATTTGAAAGCTATGTGATTGCTCGTTTCCCGGCCGGAGAATCAAAAACTACTTTTCTTCAAAATCGCAAATATGATTTCAGTTACATCAATTCTGCCGGAACTGTTACAAAAAGAAGTGTTTATTCTATTCCTAATTCATGGATTATAGATGCAGTTAACAATAGTGTGCCTACAAAGTTTTTTCACACATTAACTTCACCAAGCATCGATGCTGGATGGACTTCTGCAGGTTCAATAGATAGTGATCCAAATCGTTTCGGAAAGTCTGTTAGACGTAAAATTGTTGGAAAAATGATAGGAAATAAGAATCTTTATATGGATACGAACAATTCAACTAATGATTTCGTTAAAGACTCTGAACCAAGCTTAAAAAATGGTATTGTTCATTAA
- a CDS encoding TonB-dependent receptor, translating into MTRSLLFVFFSIFTVQLVQAQSEKSQLNITVFDENNKELEGASVTINQTSLTTDKNGHTDLSISNGKYHLKVLHPNFQEKELNINLTATHNIIIKLQPVNKLEEVVVFSKESKGLTTKSVIDRQAMQHLQPSSFSDLMELLPGGLSKTPVLNLTNKATLRENTAGYTGNEYNTSSLGVQFMIDDNIINSNSDMQVSVDNRQFSEGPKYRETATSGVDMRTISTNDIEKVEVIRGIPSAAYGDLTSGLIKIERKINASPLQARFKADGFSKQYYLSKGFKINDKWQLTAGADFLDSKSNPTDDFETYQRITASIRSKKISTLWSRPLEWRSTIDFSTNIDNKKYDPDNGYPSTDKYESNNKRISLTNNFMYQLDKNSFFNKLTLNTAIRQGFEKIEQVKLIQLSGPRSFSLATEQGENVGYFPDLRYITEFSTEGKPLDITAFFQVNGTKKTFGITHQYEAGLDWKYSKNNGRGLQYDMKTPPSANTGITRPRPYNAIPASNLLAAFIGDQMSYAINQHKFTLYAGLRLSKNLGIDNSYAISKKVFAEPRLNFQYSLPHLMINDYPLKTDVTLGYGLFYKQPTLLMLYPNNEYWDYTQLNYYHNDAQYRYVNFMTYVQSKENKELQAAKSIKKEIRLDLSYRNHEFFMTYFKESMTNGFRTMDQTAAHTYKQYDPTKVDITQWTPNGPDLTNVPYEVKTIFGAYSTTENGSETLKQGIEFGYTSPRIKTINTRFTFTGAWFRSQYRNSTPIIFKPSANIGSDIFPYYGIYKNDNGYVNSNINYNLLIDTYLPSLDLIVSASVQGSLYDHSRNDRRIAEPVAYYGLDGVVHPFTEADKTDIYKQWLVRNVSVSDNMDRLYTFTMTGNIKITKSIYKALRASLFVNRLFNYSAPYTFNNVKVYRKRMNTPYFGMELNYNF; encoded by the coding sequence ATGACTAGATCTTTACTTTTTGTTTTCTTTTCCATTTTCACTGTACAGCTGGTACAGGCACAAAGTGAAAAATCTCAATTGAACATTACTGTATTCGACGAAAACAACAAAGAATTAGAAGGGGCTTCTGTTACCATCAATCAAACCTCTTTAACTACTGACAAAAACGGACATACAGATCTTTCTATTTCCAATGGAAAATATCACCTGAAAGTTCTTCATCCTAATTTTCAGGAAAAAGAACTGAACATCAATCTTACTGCTACTCACAATATTATTATTAAGCTTCAGCCAGTTAATAAGTTGGAAGAAGTTGTTGTATTTTCTAAGGAAAGTAAAGGTCTGACTACAAAATCAGTGATTGACAGACAGGCTATGCAGCATCTACAGCCTTCCAGTTTCTCCGATCTTATGGAACTTCTTCCTGGTGGACTATCAAAAACACCGGTCTTAAATTTAACTAACAAAGCTACTCTTCGGGAAAATACTGCCGGCTATACCGGGAATGAATACAATACCTCATCTCTTGGAGTGCAATTCATGATTGATGACAATATCATCAACTCCAACTCAGACATGCAGGTTTCAGTAGACAACAGGCAATTTTCTGAAGGCCCTAAATATAGAGAAACGGCAACTTCAGGAGTTGATATGAGAACCATTTCCACCAATGATATTGAAAAGGTAGAAGTCATTCGTGGTATCCCTTCTGCAGCCTATGGAGACCTTACCTCGGGATTGATCAAAATTGAACGTAAAATAAACGCTTCTCCTCTACAGGCAAGATTTAAAGCCGATGGTTTCAGTAAACAATATTATCTGAGCAAAGGTTTTAAGATTAATGATAAATGGCAGTTAACTGCAGGTGCAGATTTTCTGGATTCTAAATCTAATCCTACTGATGATTTTGAAACCTATCAGCGTATTACTGCTTCCATCCGTTCAAAGAAAATTTCAACGCTATGGTCAAGACCTCTAGAATGGAGATCAACTATTGATTTCTCTACCAATATTGACAATAAAAAATATGATCCGGACAATGGCTATCCTTCCACTGATAAATATGAATCTAATAATAAGAGAATCAGTTTAACCAATAACTTTATGTATCAGCTTGATAAAAACTCTTTTTTCAACAAATTAACTTTAAATACAGCTATTCGACAGGGATTTGAAAAAATAGAACAGGTAAAACTGATTCAATTATCAGGACCAAGATCTTTTTCCCTTGCCACGGAACAAGGAGAAAATGTGGGTTATTTTCCTGATCTCCGCTATATCACAGAGTTTTCTACAGAAGGAAAACCTTTAGACATCACCGCTTTCTTCCAGGTAAACGGCACCAAGAAAACCTTCGGAATTACTCACCAATACGAAGCCGGACTGGACTGGAAATATTCAAAAAATAATGGTCGAGGGCTTCAATATGATATGAAAACCCCACCTTCTGCGAACACAGGAATTACAAGACCAAGACCTTACAATGCCATCCCGGCATCCAATCTGCTGGCTGCTTTTATAGGTGATCAGATGAGCTATGCTATCAATCAGCATAAATTCACTTTATATGCGGGTTTAAGACTATCAAAAAACCTGGGCATCGACAACTCTTATGCAATCAGTAAAAAAGTCTTTGCAGAACCGAGATTAAATTTCCAATACAGCCTTCCCCATCTTATGATCAATGATTATCCTTTAAAGACAGACGTTACTTTAGGATATGGTCTTTTCTACAAACAACCAACTCTATTGATGCTTTATCCCAACAACGAATATTGGGATTATACTCAACTGAATTACTATCATAATGATGCACAATACCGATATGTAAACTTCATGACCTATGTTCAGTCGAAAGAAAATAAAGAGTTGCAGGCTGCAAAAAGCATCAAAAAAGAAATCCGTTTAGATCTTTCTTACAGAAATCATGAATTCTTTATGACTTACTTTAAAGAAAGCATGACCAACGGTTTCCGTACGATGGATCAAACAGCTGCGCATACGTATAAGCAATATGACCCTACAAAAGTGGATATCACCCAATGGACTCCCAATGGGCCAGATTTAACGAATGTTCCTTATGAAGTTAAAACTATTTTTGGAGCCTATTCCACTACAGAAAACGGAAGTGAAACATTGAAACAGGGTATTGAATTCGGTTATACATCACCAAGAATCAAAACAATCAATACAAGGTTTACTTTTACCGGAGCATGGTTTAGATCCCAATACAGAAATTCTACACCTATTATCTTTAAGCCTTCAGCAAATATTGGCTCAGACATATTCCCTTATTATGGAATCTATAAGAATGACAACGGATATGTTAATTCGAATATCAACTATAACCTGCTTATTGATACTTATCTTCCAAGTCTAGATCTTATTGTTTCAGCGTCTGTACAAGGAAGCCTGTATGACCATAGCAGAAATGACAGAAGAATCGCAGAACCTGTTGCTTATTATGGTCTGGATGGTGTGGTACATCCTTTTACAGAAGCCGATAAGACTGATATCTACAAGCAATGGCTGGTAAGAAATGTCTCTGTGTCTGATAATATGGATAGACTTTACACTTTTACAATGACAGGAAACATAAAAATCACCAAAAGTATTTACAAAGCACTTCGCGCCTCTTTATTTGTCAACAGACTTTTCAACTACAGTGCTCCATATACATTCAATAATGTAAAGGTGTACAGAAAAAGGATGAATACACCTTATTTCGGAATGGAATTAAACTACAATTTTTAA
- the murB gene encoding UDP-N-acetylmuramate dehydrogenase, producing the protein MQENFSLKPYNTFGVDAKAKYFIEINSIETLKDALSFSKEKSLPLLFLGGGSNILLTKDFDGLAIKLNVKGITQKDLNENEVLITAKAGENWHEFVMYCLEKNYGGLENLSLIPGNVGTSPMQNIGAYGTEIKDVFVNCLVLDMENLELKTFGLEECRFGYRDSIFKQEGKGRYIILEVTFKLTKKEHHIKTEYGAIISELENLGITNPTIQNVSQAVINIRQSKLPDPKKIGNAGSFFKNPTIPLSQFEELKQKFENIQGYPNGNRVKVPAGWLIEQCGWKGKQIGNVASHKLQSLVIINATGNATGKEIFDFSTEIINSVKEKFGIELEREVNII; encoded by the coding sequence ATGCAAGAAAATTTTTCCTTAAAGCCTTACAATACATTCGGCGTTGATGCTAAAGCAAAATACTTTATTGAAATCAACAGCATTGAAACTTTAAAAGATGCTCTTAGTTTCTCAAAAGAAAAATCACTCCCTCTTTTATTCTTAGGAGGCGGAAGCAATATACTGCTGACAAAAGATTTTGACGGCCTTGCCATTAAACTTAACGTAAAAGGAATTACTCAGAAAGACCTCAACGAAAACGAAGTTCTTATTACGGCAAAAGCAGGAGAAAACTGGCATGAATTCGTGATGTATTGTTTAGAAAAAAATTATGGCGGATTGGAAAATCTATCATTGATTCCTGGAAATGTAGGAACTTCCCCTATGCAAAATATCGGAGCCTATGGAACAGAAATCAAGGATGTATTTGTAAACTGCCTGGTATTGGACATGGAAAATCTTGAACTTAAAACTTTCGGTCTTGAAGAATGTAGGTTTGGATACAGAGATTCCATCTTCAAACAGGAAGGAAAAGGAAGATATATCATCTTGGAAGTTACTTTTAAACTCACTAAAAAAGAACATCATATTAAAACAGAATATGGTGCTATTATTTCCGAACTTGAAAATCTTGGAATCACCAATCCTACCATTCAAAATGTTTCCCAAGCTGTAATCAATATCAGACAAAGTAAACTACCTGATCCTAAGAAGATCGGAAATGCGGGAAGCTTTTTCAAAAATCCAACCATCCCTTTATCACAGTTTGAAGAATTGAAACAGAAATTCGAAAATATTCAGGGATATCCTAACGGAAATAGGGTAAAAGTTCCGGCCGGATGGCTCATCGAACAGTGCGGATGGAAAGGTAAGCAAATCGGAAATGTAGCCTCCCACAAACTTCAATCTTTGGTCATCATCAATGCAACAGGTAATGCAACAGGTAAAGAAATCTTTGATTTTTCTACTGAAATCATCAACTCCGTCAAAGAAAAGTTCGGAATAGAACTTGAGCGAGAGGTGAATATTATATAA
- a CDS encoding pyridoxal phosphate-dependent aminotransferase, producing MPNISNRALHMPPSPVRKLVPFALQAKQKGIKVYHLNIGQPDIETPETALNALKNIDLKVLEYALSEGNLDYRKALTEYYHSLGFSDLTPDNFIVTNGGSEALNFAISTLCDDGDEVIIPEPYYANYNGFTSTFDVNVVAVSSTIDTGFALPPIEEFEKKITEKTRAIIICNPGNPTGYLYTREELKKLAEIALKYDIVIISDEVYREYVYDGKQQISILDFPELKENCIVIDSESKRYSMCGVRIGCMVTRSQKIRNAAILFAQARLSPVLLGQIAATAAHQNDGAYIRAVREEYTHRRNILVDLLNAIPGVICPKPRGAFYCVAELPVDDTEKFAQWLLESYSLNKETIMVAPAGGFYSNPELGKKQVRIAYVLKEEDLKRSVEILKDALKKYREEFSL from the coding sequence ATGCCGAATATTTCAAACAGAGCACTGCATATGCCGCCATCGCCGGTAAGAAAACTGGTTCCCTTTGCGTTACAAGCAAAACAAAAAGGAATAAAAGTATATCATCTTAATATCGGACAGCCTGATATTGAAACTCCGGAAACAGCATTAAACGCTTTAAAGAACATCGATCTTAAAGTATTGGAATATGCACTTTCTGAAGGTAATTTAGATTATAGAAAAGCCCTTACGGAATATTATCATTCTTTAGGTTTTTCAGATCTTACTCCAGACAACTTTATTGTTACCAATGGTGGTTCTGAAGCGCTCAACTTTGCCATTTCAACACTGTGTGATGATGGTGATGAAGTCATTATCCCTGAACCTTACTATGCTAATTACAATGGATTCACAAGCACATTCGATGTAAACGTAGTAGCAGTTTCATCTACCATTGACACAGGTTTCGCCTTGCCACCCATTGAAGAATTTGAAAAAAAGATCACAGAAAAAACAAGAGCTATCATCATCTGTAATCCAGGTAATCCTACAGGATACCTTTATACTCGTGAAGAGCTTAAAAAATTAGCTGAGATTGCTTTAAAATACGACATTGTCATTATCTCTGATGAAGTATACAGAGAATATGTATACGACGGAAAACAACAGATATCTATTCTTGATTTCCCTGAACTAAAAGAGAACTGCATCGTTATCGATTCAGAATCCAAGCGTTATTCTATGTGTGGAGTAAGAATCGGATGTATGGTAACCCGTTCTCAAAAAATCCGTAACGCTGCCATACTTTTTGCACAGGCAAGATTAAGCCCGGTTCTTTTGGGGCAAATTGCAGCGACAGCAGCTCACCAGAATGATGGAGCCTATATCAGAGCGGTAAGAGAAGAATACACCCACAGAAGAAATATTTTAGTAGACCTTTTAAATGCAATTCCAGGAGTTATCTGCCCTAAGCCAAGAGGTGCATTCTACTGCGTTGCTGAACTTCCGGTAGATGATACTGAAAAATTCGCACAATGGTTACTTGAATCGTATTCGCTTAACAAAGAAACAATCATGGTAGCCCCTGCCGGAGGTTTCTACAGCAATCCTGAATTAGGTAAAAAGCAGGTAAGAATCGCTTATGTACTGAAAGAAGAAGATCTTAAAAGAAGTGTTGAAATTCTAAAAGATGCTTTAAAAAAGTATAGAGAAGAATTTAGCCTATAA